A section of the Oryza sativa Japonica Group chromosome 1, ASM3414082v1 genome encodes:
- the LOC4324446 gene encoding protein PIGMENT DEFECTIVE 338, chloroplastic has product MPPSMAVAAAAAAPRSLLFPVSPSPSQPRRVPALARAGRSQRRHAALARPARRHLDDAMSAGFVRSLNAPPDEDGARSGGRYDPRPGDFAVGVVVSGTEARLDVAVGADRLATLLAKELLPLYRADLPAFAEAAPPRPGSVGAVASPAAGEGDRKPGERGGGRTLVPPGTVVFAEVLGRTLSGRPLLSARRLFRRLAWHRARQVMQLDEPIEVKIYEWNTGGLLTRIEGLRAFLPKFELMDRINTFTDLKNKVGCSIRVCITRLDEETNDLIISEKKAWEMTYLKEGTLLQGIVHKIFPYGAQVRIAGTNRSGLLHISNISRGRVLSVSDILKIDEEVKVLVVKSNVPDKIALSISDLESTPGLFLSEKARVFSEAEEMAERYREQLPADSKNAKLDADLPGGTIPFDDEATLYANWKWFKFLEDGKLGAVTTEHNGS; this is encoded by the exons ATGCCGCCgtcgatggcggtggcggcggcggcggcggcgccacgcagTCTCCTCTTCCCCGTCTCGCCTTCACCCTCGCAGCCGCGGCGTGTGCCAGCCTTGGCAAGGGCTGGACGGAGCCAGAGGCGGCATGCGGCGCTGGCGAGGCccgctcgccgccacctcgACGACGCGATGTCCGCCGGGTTCGTCCGCAGCCTCAACGCCCCGCCTGACGAGGACGGCGCGAGATCCGGCGGGAGGTACGACCCCAGGCCGGGGGACTTCGCCGTCGGGGTGGTGGTCTCCGGCACCGAGGCCCGCCTCGACGTCGCCGTGGGCGCCGACCGCCTCGCCACGCTCCTCGCCAAGGAGCTCCTCCCGCTCTACCGCGCCGACCTCCCGGCCTTCGCTGAGGCGGCTCCGCCTCGGCCGGGGAGCGTGGGTGCCGTGGCGAGCCCCGCCGCGGGCGAGGGGGACCGGAAGCCGGGGGAGCGCGGCGGGGGCAGGACGCTGGTGCCGCCCGGCACGGTGGTGTTCGCGGAGGTGCTCGGCCGCACGCTGAGCGGCCGGCCGCTGCTGTCGGCGAGGCGACTCTTCCGCCGCCTCGCATGGCACCGCGCCAGGCAG GTTATGCAGCTTGACGAGCCAATTGAGGTCAAAATTTACGAGTGGAACACCGGGGGCCTCCTCACAAGAATTGAG GGGCTGAGAGCATTCCTTCCTAAGTTTGAGCTCATGGACAGGATAAATACGTTCACAGACTTGAAAAACAAA GTTGGTTGCAGCATACGTGTGTGCATTACAAGGCTTGATGAAGAAACTAATGACCTGATAATTAGTGAAAAGAAAGCATGG GAAATGACATATCTTAAAGAAGGAACTCTTCTTCAAGGGATCGTTCACAAGATTTTTCCGTATGGTGCTCAGGTTAGAATAGCTGGGACAAACAGAAG TGGATTGTTGCATATTTCAAATATTAGTCGAGGGCGTGTCTTGTCAGTAAGTGACATCCTAAAGATAGATGAGGAGGTAAAAGTTCTGGTGGTCAAGTCAAATGTTCCAGATAAAATCGCGCTTAG CATATCTGACCTCGAAAGTACACCTGGTCTATTCCTTTCAGAAAAAGCG AGAGTGTTCTCAGAAGCTGAGGAAATGGCAGAGAGGTACCGGGAGCAGCTTCCAGCTGACTCTAAGAACGCTAAATTAGATGCTGACCTTCCAGGAGGAACAATTCCATTTGATGATGAAGCTACATTATACGCAAACTGGAAATGGTTTAAATTTTTGGAAGATGGCAAACTAGGTGCTGTAACAACAGAACACAATGGCAGCTGA
- the LOC9267489 gene encoding uncharacterized protein: MGYLWRVRLSSFLVGTATASAAGFFFIYKDHLLARAAIARQVEDIKETSEKHYESLNQRVSALESRNELGDTKAVSD, translated from the exons atggGGTACCTGTGGAGGGTGCGGCTGTCGTCGTTCCTGGTcggcacggcgacggcgtcggcggcggggttcTTCTTCATCTACAAGGACCACctcctcgcgcgcgccgccatcgcccgccAG GTGGAGGACATCAAGGAAACTTCTGAAAAGCACTATGAATCCCTAAATCAGCGGGTCTCAGCGTTGGAAAGCAGAAATGAATTGGGAGATACTAAAGCGGTGTCTGATTAG
- the LOC4324448 gene encoding uncharacterized protein yields the protein MLGPRSKIQDRMAGLFTRQAAEYAAARPVYPKDLFVKLASLTAHHRVAWDVGTGNGQAAIGVAEHYDSVVATDVSAEQLRRAVPHPKVRYLHTPDAGADDDDLVAALGGEGCVDLITVAEAAHWFDLPAFYGAARRLLRKPGGVIAVWGYNYRVSPVEDMMSRFLHTTLPYWDSRARYVIDGYRDLPFPFDGVGLGKEGEPAGFDMEHEMAFPGLVRMLRSWSAVATARQRGVDLLDERVVRRLEEEWGGASLVRKVTFKAFLLAGTVRADDPA from the exons ATGCTCGGTCCCAGATCGAAGATCCAAGACCGGATGGCTGGGCTGTTCACCAGGCAGGCTGCCGAGTACGCCGCGGCGCGGCCGGTCTACCCCAAGGACCTGTTCGTCAAGCTCGCGTCGCTCACCGCCCACCACCGCGTCGCCTGGGACGTCGGCACCGGCAATGGCCAGGCCGCCATCGGC GTCGCGGAGCACTACGACAGCGTGGTGGCGACGGACGTGAGCGCGGAGCAGCTGCGGCGCGCCGTGCCGCACCCGAAGGTCCGGTACCTCCACACCCCCGACGCCggtgccgacgacgacgacctcgtcgCGGCGCTCGGCGGCGAGGGCTGCGTCGACCTCATCACGGTGGCCGAGGCGGCGCACTGGTTCGACCTCCCGGCGTTCTacggcgccgcgcggcggctCCTGCGGAAGCCCGGCGGCGTGATCGCGGTCTGGGGGTACAACTACCGCGTCAGCCCCGTGGAGGACATGATGTCCCGCTTCCTCCACACCACCCTGCCCTACTGGGACTCCAGAGCTCG GTACGTGATCGACGGGTACCGGGACCTGCCGTTCCCGTTCGACGGCGTCGGCCTCGGGAAGGAGGGCGAGCCGGCGGGCTTCGACATGGAGCACGAGATGGCGTTCCCGGGCCTCGTCCGAATGCTGAGGTCGtggtcggcggtggcgacggcgaggcagcGGGGCGTGGACCTGCTGGACGAGCGCGTGGtgaggcggctggaggaagaGTGGGGTGGCGCGTCGCTGGTCCGCAAGGTCACCTTCAAGGCGTTCCTGCTTGCCGGCACCGTCAGGGCCGACGACCCTGCTTGA